In Campylobacter mucosalis, a single window of DNA contains:
- the rplT gene encoding 50S ribosomal protein L20, whose protein sequence is MARVKTGVVRRRRHKKVLKLARGFYSARHKHFRKAKEQLERSLVYAYRDRRQKKRDFRRLWIVRINAACRLNDISYSRFIAGLKKAGIELDRKILADLAMNDANAFAALAKSAKDSLK, encoded by the coding sequence ATGGCAAGAGTAAAAACGGGCGTAGTTAGAAGAAGACGCCATAAAAAGGTTTTAAAACTTGCACGTGGTTTTTATAGTGCAAGACATAAACATTTTAGAAAAGCAAAAGAACAGCTTGAAAGAAGCTTGGTCTATGCATACCGCGACAGACGCCAGAAAAAACGCGATTTCCGCCGTTTATGGATAGTTCGTATAAATGCGGCTTGCAGACTAAATGACATAAGCTACTCACGCTTTATCGCTGGTCTTAAAAAGGCTGGTATTGAGCTTGATAGAAAAATTTTAGCTGACTTAGCTATGAATGACGCGAATGCATTTGCGGCACTTGCAAAATCTGCAAAAGACTCTTTAAAATAA